A window of Rhizoctonia solani chromosome 5, complete sequence genomic DNA:
GTAAATGACATTGATCCAGAGTGATCGAAGATATATCATACCGCGGTAGACCAGAAAATAGTGGGCGCCAGCCAATAGATCCCGACCCAATTAGCTGTTGGTCCAGCGATGCAACCTTGGCCTTCCTTGAGTGGCATGGCTGACATAATCAAAGTTAGTCACCAAAGTGAGATGAGGTTTTCGGCCAAGAAGTGATGGCGCGTGAATCGTGTGGAATGTAGGGAAGAAAAACTTACGTCGATAGAAGGCACAGCATGCTGCCATCACACCAACTTGGAGGATTAGAAGCATTCCCAGTCCACCCAATACAGCCTTGGAATGGTCGAAGATCGCATGGAGACGAATGAGGGCAACAACTAGAAAAAAAGGGGAGTGAGATGATAAATCATAGGCTATTACGGAGCTTGCGGACCTGAGCAGAGCGAGACGAGGCACATGGTGACAATGGGCTCGAAAAGATAGAAGTTCTGGCACCTTTCAAATGGCCATTTGGTATCGAAGAATGCAACCGCTGGAACGTGGTCGTCAGCACTAGCCGCGGCCGGGACATCCCGCATAGTACTGACCGACTATGGTAAACTCTATGGGCATTATATATCGCAGCAAATGGTACAAGATCTTTAGCGGGGGCCATTCCTGTTGAGCAGTAGGTGAGAATATGGCGGCAGAAATGACAATATGCCAACTTGCCTTGGTCTTCATAAGTCGCCACGTGCGAGGACTGAGGACGAGTGTATCCCATGCTGCAACTGTCAAAGTGCAAACAAAGAAATACTTATGGGCTGAAAGATGTGCAGGTAGCAGCAGCGATGGCGGCAAGAGCTTTGCAATATCAGCAGCAGACATCGTCCTTGGTGCTCAGTCCGTGGTCTGGGGGAGGGAATGGTCGAGGGAGGAATGGGAACCAGCGCCCGTGGTCGTGTTCTTCAAGACTCAGCTGAGATCGTCGCGGTTCCTATTGCCCCTCCAAGAATCAGTCGCAACACATTCCGCATTCTGCTGACAAATACGCCTTAGTCCAGATTCGGGATTTTGCGTGTCGATCCGTTTCACATTCCGCCCTGGTCAGTCGCCCTAGGCATCACACTTTTTCTATACGCCATATGCACCGTAGCCTATATCTATATTCGTTGTACATACAGGAATGATATCCCAGTGGATACCATACATTCATTATGTATCCAGACTGTTACCTGGCTCTCTGTAACCATACATCTGTCCCACCACCGCCAGAAGTTTCCGCCGCCCGAGCCACAATTGATCGAGTCGTTCATTCCGGCACAATTCCCCGGCGGCTCCTCACGTGGGATTTCAAGGCTCTTTCCAGAGCAGGACAAGACCCGCCACCAGGTTTTCCTGCCCTTGCTGAATTCGTCAGTGACCCGCAGTGTGGCGCACAGAGAGCGCTATAGTTTTAAATTCTATCAAGCCACACGCGGTCAGCATGCAAAGTCAATTACAAGTGTCCCAATCCAGAACACCGAGCTCGGACTTGAGCAAAAGCGACCTGTCTACCAAGAACCTAGATAAATTGCGCCCAACTTCGATTGACAAATGTCCCGAGCCCATTGGCGAAAACTAAAAGAGGGTTCAGAACGCATAATGATAGAGGTCAAAATCCAAATCCTAATTATAATGATCCGAACGAAGCCTTCCGAGCTCAGACTCGAACCAATTACCTAAATTACTCAAATAAATTGTGCACACCGATTATGTTCGATAAACAGCCCGGCATTCTAACAAAAAGTCAAAAGAATAACTAGAAAGCCTAATATACCCGCGCGAGAAACAGGTATTAGTAATGAAATTGTAGGGCGCTCGGTCACTGCTAGGACCACCCGATCCCCAACTCCACATCTGAAAATCCAGACAGGGCTCCACGCGATCGTACAAAACTGAACTCGGGTCAATGTTGATTATGGGTATCTTGCGAGCATTTCCCGAGGTGCCTGTCAAATAGCATTGTACCGTGGTTTTAGTGGACGTCATCGCGGCATTGACCATGGCATCCCCCCGTGAGTTGCAATGAGTCAGGAATCAAACTTAATTAAGTGGAGAGAATAGTCCCCTGAGAGCTAGTCCGTGATTCTGGAGTTGTCTGGCAACGTCGAAGGGATACTTTGCTCTGGCGCAGTAAACCAATGCAAAAATAACACAAGACTTGATGCTGATGATAAACAAAGCGCACGAGCAAAGGATTTTATACTCAAGTACGGTTCTGTTTCGTGCGCGCTGTTCGGATTGAATATCCGGCTCCTTCCTCGGTGTACGGCGCACCTAATACTTACGCCGATATGCTAGTTCGTCACATCCACTCATATCTTGTCCTCTTTGACTTGTCCGTTTGGGAGTGCTACTAAGCGGCTAGGCTCTCTTGTTCCTTATTGTCATCACTGCGGTACACAGGTACGTACCACCTCGTATTTATTCCGGACTTAACCGTGTGACCTTAGACTGGGGCGGCGCGTGGAGCCAGTTGTGTCTTTTCATAACAGTCGCGATAACTGTATGCGGAGATTGAGCTTTTTCCTCTTTGAATATGGGGTTCTCCCAGGCCTCTCAACGCGCGAGCACTAGTGGTGAGATCATACTAGTTAGAATCACGATAATTAACAATTTTGAACAGTACCAGTACTATAGGTAATCCCGCAATATCTATCCGAACACAAACCTTAGCTTCAGTTTGGTCGCGTATTGTTTCGCTCAAAAACGATACTCGCAAAACAATATTCTGGAGTATGGTTATCGTTTTTGCTCAAGTGCACAGGTCTTCAACAAAGCAAGTTCTATGAAATTAACAACTCCGAGAACAAAAAGCCTAAAGCGATCGAACCCAGGATGCACTGAATGTGTACGTGAGGCTCACTGTGGGATCAGAACTCACTAAAAGTCTGTTTTAACCAAAATGGTTACACGTATTGACCCTATCCTCCAGTAGGTGCAAGGTGAGTCCCAAAAGTATGAGAAATATGCATCTCGGTCGGGGGCAAGGGTGGACCGGAGATGTGGATTCACGGAAATAGTGACCGGACTTTGCCCAGCACTTTATTTGTAAGTGGCAGCCTTTTGCGCCTAGAAGGTCCACACTTTTGGAGTTCTATTTTACTGTGGTCGTTCAGCTGATCAAGCTTTGCAACCCTACGTAAAGGTGGCGAGTTCTTCAAGCTGTGACATTTTATTGAGTTACTGAGGAAATCACAGCCCGAATACTTCTGGTTACGTTCTAGTTCAGTTGAGTATATAGGGGGATGTAGAGTCTCGGAACACACGTATATGTAGGGTAGTATCCGTCTCAACTCAGATCATCGATACATTCTAAGTTTATTAGTCGTGAGATATGTGCTTTGGGTCACTTCTAGAACAAGGAATGACATAACGCGGCAAAAGAACAAAGCCAAGGTTATCAAAACCATTTAGATGAGTGACGCCCCACGGAATGACTCCTGAGTTGTTATGTAGAAGAATGTACTTCGATTTGCttaattaggaaagaagaaggACTTAAACTGGTAAAATCAGAAGGGATTTTAGGTATTAGCCACAACTACAGGGTCTTCACACATCAGACGTGCAGATCAGGACCCAATCGATAACCAATACGCACGAGTATTCACCTGGCGTCGGTCTAGATCTAGATATTGTATCCAGTGGAAGCTCGTTAGTAATTTGGTATCGTACGTATCTAATTAACTGCCCCTGAAGTTGGTATTGACTGTCGGAGAGTCCGATGCTATGCGACTCTGTTTCCAGCTTGCGACTTACCATACATCGTTTTATGCCGCATATCCTAATTGGATGAGTCCGAGATCTGCGAAAACGAAACCTGTTGTCTGATACTATCTTATGGCACTCTGATCTCCTCTCGCTACACTTAAGTACTGTCGACATTATTCCTAGCACGATATTCATCATCCCCTCTTTACTATCATTAATATCCATTTTACTCCAATTGGCCCGCATATAATGGTAGATAACCAAAGCCAAAACCTGGGTGGGGGTTCTGCTGCTCAGAATAGGTATGTTCACTGACTCCTGTTTTTCTCGTGAATATAACCCTGGTTCCCAGCAGAGTACCCGGCCTAGGCTCGGGTAACCAACCTGAGGCCGCCCCCACAAGCACAGTCGCCAACCAAGTAGGACCGACCGATGCATCCTTGGACTCTAGGTTCGCCCATAACATCGTTGCTACCACCGATCAAGTACCTGTTAATCCACAACAAACCCAACAACCGGAATCCATTATTAAGTCTCTGATAGGATTCTCTCAAATTCGTTGAATTCTTCCAAGGGTTAATCAAACGGTACGCTTGAGTCGCTTAACTCTCGACACCCATGTATCCCAACTAATCAGCTAACAAGCAGAGCGATATCACCTGATGCCCGCCCATGGTACTCCTTTTCTCTTTTCTTCTGAATATCAATCACCACTGAATTTACCATCGAACCACCAATAACTGCCACGTTGTATATGTAGAGTTGTAACCCCGCCTGTACAATATCAATACAGTACTAGTCTTGACTCATCGGAGAGTATTCCCATGCAGGGGTTAGGCCAGCATTTGGTGAGGACATATGTGATGTGCCACGACTCGCTCGTCGTTGGTTGTTGCGTTTCAGTATCGTTACACCTCAAGTCACCGACAAATAATCCCTACGTCTCACAGTTTGGGACAGCGAGTCTAATGTTCAGTAGGCCGGGGCAGGTTGTTTCTTTATTCATTATGTTTTCGACATTATTTCGGTACCTTGCTTGCTTACATGCATACGCCATCAAAGGTGGGGGTGCCGAGGGCCGATCAATCCCAGGTGCATCCCGTACTTAGGTAAGATAAGTGCCTCCGATGGTTATCTGTTCAGCAAGATTTGATTTGAATACCCCCAAGATCGTACAAAGCGCAAAAACCCCGATGTATAACCCAATAAGTTAGGCCTTTTGGTGGCCGTCCCTGGCAGCAATCGCCTTGGCAGCCCGATCCATCATCTGTTTCGTCTCGGTGGCAGCTTCAGCCAAGTAATGCTTCAAAACTGCAGTATCGCGTTTCAAAGACGTGGCGGTCCAACGAATATAGTTATCCGAGATCGAGTACTATTGCTCTTCATTAGTATACCCCATCAAAATACCCAATATAGGCGCTTACAGAAAGACCATAGCCGTCAGGGACAACCTCTCCATAGCCCCATCCATCAAAGTAATCCGACGACAACTGAGAAGTGCTCAGTTCCCAATGGTTCGACTTGCTATAGCTCGGGTCGTTATAGATTTCCGGAACAGGCTCGCCCTCCCTGATGAGTTTCTTGAGACCGAAGAGATGCCTGTCTACGCCCTGGCCGTCTGCTGCCCATGCTGCATAGGTGAGATGTTGTTTGAGAGCAGCGCGGAAAAGGTCGTGCCGGGTAATATCCTAAGCATATACAATTCAATTCAGTTCCCCCCAGGTAGAACAACGCAACAACGGAACGTACGTCAACGTTGGGGTCCAACATGGCCCTGGCCCATTCTCCGCTCTGCACACTCGCACTCCTAATGACCTCAGTCCTGCCGCGCTTGAACTTGCGCGTCTGGCAACTCTCGTAGCATACACCCGGACGGTTGAACATCTTGTGGAATGCGAGCTGTTTGACCATTTGCGCCCATGCGTCGGGCGAGGCTTTGAAAGTCTTGATCGCGGCCTTGCCGTATCCCTCGTATTGGAGGACGTGCAAGTCGTGTTGTCCGACGAGGGTGTTGAAGTTTTTGGTCGCTGTTTGGATGTGGGATTTGGACTTTATAAGAGTTATTATTGGCGTGGGCGAGCAAGGAAGGAAATTGAGAGCTCACGGTAGAGTCTAGTTCGAATGTGATCTCCTTGGGTGCAGGGAGGTTCGAGGATATGGTAGCGGATCCGTGGTCAACCTTGCCCTTGGCGAGCGACGCAAGGACAAACTCGTTCATGCGCAGAGTGGGGGTTCCGTCCATGCAACTATGTTCTCCCAAGAACCCAGACTTGCCATTCTCGTAAACGATAACTTTAGGAGCGAAAGGAGTCAGATTTTTTATCGAATAGACCCCAAGACATTGCGCTTACACTGGTGCTTGTCGTACCACCTGTTCTTGCCATCTCCGACCCAGCATCCCCAGCTGGTATCATCGCGTGTGATAGGTGAAGTGTCATCGAGCGCGACGATAATTATAGCCGAGTCGATACGCTTGAGAGATTCGGCGTTTTGGGGGTTCTTGACCAAATGT
This region includes:
- a CDS encoding carnitine O-acetyltransferase, whose amino-acid sequence is MQRSILSRLPLRQQITRSTMAPTRNLRTTAARKSHEPQVDSTQPPMLRYQTHLPELPVPDLASTARKYLDSVKALVSPAEYAKTETAVADFVKSDQAKELQRRLQERAAKPGIENWLADWWNDAAYMGYRDPVVVFVSYYYVHVEQGKRSQAERAARLIKAMLPFRELTESGQLEPEKAKTPICMSSYKWLFNAARYPVKPSDTADKFDPATNNHVVFVRKNRFYEVDVTGLSTADLTAQVQRIIDAAGPEPAAYPVGALTSENRDNWADAREHLVKNPQNAESLKRIDSAIIIVALDDTSPITRDDTSWGCWVGDGKNRWYDKHQFIVYENGKSGFLGEHSCMDGTPTLRMNEFVLASLAKGKVDHGSATISSNLPAPKEITFELDSTSKSHIQTATKNFNTLVGQHDLHVLQYEGYGKAAIKTFKASPDAWAQMVKQLAFHKMFNRPGVCYESCQTRKFKRGRTEVIRSASVQSGEWARAMLDPNVDDITRHDLFRAALKQHLTYAAWAADGQGVDRHLFGLKKLIREGEPVPEIYNDPSYSKSNHWELSTSQLSSDYFDGWGYGEVVPDGYGLSYSISDNYIRWTATSLKRDTAVLKHYLAEAATETKQMMDRAAKAIAARDGHQKA